From Pan paniscus chromosome 6, NHGRI_mPanPan1-v2.0_pri, whole genome shotgun sequence, one genomic window encodes:
- the LOC117978539 gene encoding putative STAG3-like protein 4 isoform X1 translates to MSGWIATSKTRMQDFWSLLTFSSDLVDVKDSGDYPLTAPGLSWKKFQGSFCEFVGTLVCRCQYSLLHDDFPVDNLISLLTGLSDSQVRAFCHTSTLAAMKLMTSLVRVALQLSLHQDSNQRQYEAERNKGPGQRAPEQLESLLEKHKEFFFVSTYCQKSLSAVPACHARN, encoded by the exons ATGAGTGGCTGGATAGCTACAAGCAAGACCAGGATGCAGGATTTCTGGAGCTTGTTAACTTTTTCATCTGATCTTGTGGATGTAAAG GACTCGGGGGACTATCCTCTGACAGCTCCAGGTCTATCCTGGAAGAAGTTCCAGGGCAGCTTCTGTGAGTTTGTGGGGACATTGGTCTGTCGGTGCCAGTACAGCCTCCTCCATGATGACTTCCCTGTGGACAACCTCATCTCCCTGCTCACTGGCCTCTCAGACTCACAAGTCCGCGCCTTCTGTCACACTAGCACCCTGGCTG CTATGAAACTGATGACCTCCCTGGTAAGAGTTGCCCTCCAACTGAGTCTGCACCAAGATAGCAATCAGCGTCAGTATGAGGCTGAAAGAAACAAGGGGCCAGGGCAGAGGGCACCTGAGCAGCTGGAGAGCCTGTTGGAGAAACACAAAGAG TTTTTCTTTGTCAGCACTTATTGTCAGAAGAGTTTAAGTGCTGTACCTGCCTGTCATGCAAGGAATTAA
- the LOC117978539 gene encoding putative STAG3-like protein 4 isoform X2 — protein MSGWIATSKTRMQDFWSLLTFSSDLVDVKDSGDYPLTAPGLSWKKFQGSFCEFVGTLVCRCQYSLLHDDFPVDNLISLLTGLSDSQVRAFCHTSTLAAMKLMTSLVRVALQLSLHQDSNQRQYEAERNKGPGQRAPEQLESLLEKHKEVRSIPCFFLPFFPTCTQFCHRPPYQALGSLSRS, from the exons ATGAGTGGCTGGATAGCTACAAGCAAGACCAGGATGCAGGATTTCTGGAGCTTGTTAACTTTTTCATCTGATCTTGTGGATGTAAAG GACTCGGGGGACTATCCTCTGACAGCTCCAGGTCTATCCTGGAAGAAGTTCCAGGGCAGCTTCTGTGAGTTTGTGGGGACATTGGTCTGTCGGTGCCAGTACAGCCTCCTCCATGATGACTTCCCTGTGGACAACCTCATCTCCCTGCTCACTGGCCTCTCAGACTCACAAGTCCGCGCCTTCTGTCACACTAGCACCCTGGCTG CTATGAAACTGATGACCTCCCTGGTAAGAGTTGCCCTCCAACTGAGTCTGCACCAAGATAGCAATCAGCGTCAGTATGAGGCTGAAAGAAACAAGGGGCCAGGGCAGAGGGCACCTGAGCAGCTGGAGAGCCTGTTGGAGAAACACAAAGAGGTGAGGAGTATTCCctgcttcttccttccctttttcccaaCTTGCACCCAATTCTGCCACAGACCCCCTTATCAGGCCCTGGGCAGTCTTTCAAGATCATGA